In Phaseolus vulgaris cultivar G19833 chromosome 7, P. vulgaris v2.0, whole genome shotgun sequence, the genomic stretch AACCAGTAAGAACACTATTAGTGCATATTCTGAACCAGCATAAATATGCATAGAAGGTTGGAACTCTTTTGGCAAGGAAATTGTTTATTAGTATAAATCATTATGTGTGTTTGTTTTGCATTGGTTTTGGTAAATGTTAGAGGTGCCTCGGTGGCTACTCGGTTTAAACATATGCACTTTGGAACTGTTAAAAttataggccttaaacaagacgGGGGGGTGGGGGGTAAattttcgcaagtattgaaTGTTGAGTGAAAGActatgaagaatcaatcaattagaaaacTGTTCAGCCTAAGAGAAAActgttttaaaattgattaaaaaaaatcaaccagttgtttttgcgaaacaaccggttgtttatactaacagattttaaaacaaagataaaacaatttaacgagtgtagggatagagagattcacacaagatgtttatactggttcactcttaaccaagagctacattcagtcctcagttaaccactaagaattcactatgtaatcaaacctagattacaaacaACATACCAAAAATGATGATcatgaacccctcaagaacacacaccactctttGGAAAAACACAGTTTCCAGAACAACCATCTGAAACTGCACCACACCAAATCACACAAAATATATAATGCTCAGAGAAGAAGGGAATATAATACACCTGggtaaaatcaaatattaaagtTGAGAATTACAagacaatcctattccacacttgagatgatccaaaagctttttgaaatcttgaaaactgtttttgattgatctctctttcttagttaatgactaggagcgtaaaacaaTCTTTTTATACTTCAATCAGATGGTCAAAGCAGTTAAATCAAGAACCAAAATTAGTTtggataatttaaaatagattgataCATCTTAATAGAATTTtattaaggttttcagaaaaacaaccagtttaGTTCTCGAAagaaccggttgaattggtttgacagcaaaatcaaaacaaaataaccgattgaatcgacatttcaacaggttCAAATTTCAAACTCTTTAAAAAACtcatatttttcaaaagaattaAGATTCAATTAACCTTAGATCATCATAAAGAATGtattaacaaattcaaagaCTATTAGACACACACAATCAACAATAAGGTCTTCAAGCATTCCTCTTGgttttggagacatcaaagcaccttgtttAATAGGAACATGGTGGGAATGGACGATACCCAGAGATGGGGAATGGTGAACGAGGTTATTTTACGGAGAGACTTAATAGGTGGGACAAGAGATTTGAGTTTGTGAGACTTTATGATAACGTAAGGCAGTTGGTGAAATAACTAAACAATATTCGAATAGGAAATGTCAAAGTGCATGTCAACATATTTAGGTATAGAAGGAACTACACTCAAGCCTATCAAGGAGAAAGTAATATGACAACAATGAAAAATGTCAATACAACAAAATAATGGGGCCATTTTGTCTGGttggaaaagaaaaggaaaccAATATATGCTCAAGCTGCAAAAGGATTGTCCTCGTCTAGGAGCAAATAAGATAAATGGAATGGACCCGTGATACAAACCAATATGAAAAATCTTCCATGGCTGAAAAGTAGTTTCATTGGTCGCATGCAACTAGATTTTTCATTCAAGCAGGTTAATGATGTGTTTTGTAAAGGGGGAATGAGTATGATAAATGTGAGGTACATAGGGGATAATTTAGTTCTCTTAACATAGAATAAAAGGGAAAATGTAGAGGAAATGGTAGAACTCAATAGAGAATGGTTTGAAACCCTATTCCAATCCATTGTGCCATGGTCGGAACAGGAAATGtcaaggtcacctctttgtggtgtgttggtGTAATATGGAATTGATTACTAATGGAACTCAAAGGTTGTtatgagaactggatgtagctcaaggttgagtgaaccagtataaatctcgtTGTGTAAATCTTTTTATCTCTATCTCcttataattgtttgtgttaattcaGTTTCtgttgctggtataaacaaccgattaaaacgcaATTTGAGTTGGtcaaaattctaaaaacagTTTTTGTAATATTGgttgattgctttccttaattgcttatatgtgattgtttgataaagtttcattcttaatcaatctttgcgaaaatctttgacaaacaattcaccccctcctcttgtttaagccatcaattctttcaattggcatcaagagctagactcttgaaaaatatttgagtctctgttttttttctgaaaaaatcTTTTACATGACTTACAAGTTTCCTTTTGGAGAAGGTCCTTCCATAAACAAACCACCACTGTTTTGTGGTGtcaattaccagttttggaaggtgagaatgaaaatctttatgcatTCAACTGATAAGcttatttgaaaaacaattgaaaatggtcccttTATACCTTAATTCAACTGAGGTTTTAATTGATAAACCTTCATCTGATTGGACTAAGGTTGAAGGTAAGAAAGCCAAATTTGACTGGATTGCCAAgaatataataacctctgccTTGAGTTGTGATGATATTTTTAGGGTATCACAGTGTAGctcagcaaaggaaatgtgggacatctTTGAAGTCACACATGAAGGGACAAATGATGTCAAGCGAGCCAGAAACCATGCTCTTATTCAAGAGTATGAACTCTTTAGAATGCAAAAGGGAAAGACCATTtgtgatgtgcagaaaaggttctcTCACATAGTGAATCACTTGATGAGTCTTGGTAAGACTTTTGACAAGgaggagctgaacatcaagatattgaaatgtcttgataaaACATAGCAGTCAAAGGTCACTGCCATCTCAGaatcaaaagatttgacatcGATGACAGTTGTatcattgtttggtaagcttagggaGCACAAGCTCAAAATGAATAGGCTTGTTGTCCAAGAAAGTGAGGACAAACACAACAAGGGCATAACACTCAAAGCTTGCAATCACAAACAACAACAAGACTCAAGTGGAAGTGATGAAGACATCATGAGTCTActatcaagaaaattcagcaagttcttgaagaagaaaagtCAAGCTTCAAAGAGGAATGGTTCTAAAAAACCCAGTGAATTTAATATTAACAAGTACCCTTGATATGGCTGTGATGAACATGGTCATATCAAGGCAGAATGCCCCAACAATGAAATCAAAGAAAGAGCAGATTTCAAAAATTAGAAAAGGGGAAAAGCCAAAAAAACATATTTGGCATCTGATGACAATGAAGTATCATACTCAAGCTCTTCTGATGATGAAGAAGCAAATCTCTGCCTTAGAGCATTTGTATCCAGTAGCACGAGTTCATCATCTTCAATCAAAGGTAACAACTATTAtcaattgcttgaagcttttaaTGAAACTCATGAAGAGGCTAACCGATTGACATTTTCTCACAACTAGTTGAAAGGTCTAAATAACTGGCTGGAAAATAGAATCAAGTCTCTAGAAGAAGAGTTgggaaaaacaaaagaagattttgaaaaccttgatttaatttacaaaaactcATGCAGTTGTGAGtcaaaagtttgtgaaaaattgtgaaaatcttgaaagaaaGATTCACTATCTTTTTAAAACCTTAGACAAACTTACAACTGGAAAATTCAACTTTGAAGAtgttcttgcatctcaaaattgtgtttttggaaaaactgGTTTGGGTTTTTATCCACAAAGCAAAGGAAATgggatttcaaaaccttttttaactgtaccagaaaaacaatcggttaaaagatcgattcaaccggttgttacatgcttctattgcatgaag encodes the following:
- the LOC137829248 gene encoding uncharacterized protein, with protein sequence MVPLYLNSTEVLIDKPSSDWTKVEGKKAKFDWIAKNIITSALSCDDIFRVSQCSSAKEMWDIFEVTHEGTNDVKRARNHALIQEYELFRMQKGKTICDVQKRFSHIVNHLMSLGKTFDKEELNIKILKCLDKT